Proteins from one Thermobifida alba genomic window:
- the glgX gene encoding glycogen debranching protein GlgX, translated as MRPWLGTPYPLGATFDGAGTNFALYSQVAEYVELCLFDDDGAETRVRLPEVQGFVHHGYLPAVGPGQRYGYRVHGPHDPARGLRCNPNKLLVDPYAKAIEGAVEWNEAVFDYTFGAPEQRNDADSAPYVPKCVVVSPFFDWGNEKRPGVPYHETVIYETHVRGLTVRHPQVPERLRGTYAGMAHPAVLDHLRKLGVTAVELMPVHEFLHDHALQARGLRNYWGYNTIGFFAPHSGYAATGTRGEQVQEFKAMVKALHEAGIEVILDVVYNHTAEGNHLGPTLSLRGIDNLAYYRLVEEEPAYYVDYTGCGNSLNARDPHSLQLIMDSLRYWVLDMHVDGFRFDLASALAREFYDVDRLSAFFDIVQQDPVISQVKLIAEPWDVGPGGYQVGNFPPLWTEWNGKYRDTVRDFWRGQPATLGEFASRITGSSDLYQADGRRPVASINFVTCHDGFTLADLVSYDRKHNEANGEDNRDGTDDNRSWNHGVEGPTDDAAITTLRRRQMRNILTTLMLSQGVPMLSHGDEVGRTQHGNNNAYCQDNEIAWVDWDLAEANADLLEFTAAVTALRRGHPIFRRTRFFAGSPIRSGDELRDIAWFTAEGREMTQEDWGERFGRCVVVFLNGDGITDLDARGQRISDDSFLLCFNAHDRDVEVAVPGQAYGAEWTVVVDTATGQVLAPAQPAPDPGGGDRSRVVKAEERIALCARSLLLLLRRTRA; from the coding sequence TTGCGACCCTGGCTGGGCACTCCCTATCCGCTGGGCGCCACCTTCGACGGCGCCGGAACCAACTTCGCCCTCTACTCCCAGGTCGCCGAGTACGTCGAACTGTGCCTGTTCGACGACGACGGCGCGGAGACCCGGGTGCGGCTGCCCGAGGTGCAGGGCTTCGTCCACCACGGCTACCTGCCGGCGGTGGGTCCCGGGCAGCGCTACGGCTACCGGGTGCACGGGCCCCACGACCCGGCGCGCGGCCTGCGCTGCAACCCCAACAAGCTGCTGGTCGACCCCTACGCCAAGGCCATCGAGGGGGCCGTGGAGTGGAACGAGGCGGTGTTCGACTACACCTTCGGCGCCCCCGAGCAGCGCAACGACGCCGACTCGGCGCCGTACGTGCCCAAGTGCGTGGTGGTCAGCCCGTTCTTCGACTGGGGCAACGAGAAACGGCCCGGCGTCCCCTACCACGAGACGGTGATCTACGAGACCCACGTGCGCGGACTGACCGTACGCCACCCCCAGGTCCCCGAACGGCTGCGCGGCACCTACGCCGGCATGGCCCACCCCGCCGTCCTCGACCACCTGCGGAAACTGGGCGTGACCGCCGTGGAGCTGATGCCGGTGCACGAGTTCCTGCACGACCACGCGCTGCAGGCCCGCGGACTGCGCAACTACTGGGGGTACAACACCATCGGGTTCTTCGCCCCGCACAGCGGGTACGCGGCCACCGGCACCCGCGGCGAGCAGGTGCAGGAGTTCAAGGCGATGGTCAAGGCCCTGCACGAGGCCGGCATCGAGGTCATCCTCGACGTGGTCTACAACCACACCGCCGAGGGCAACCACCTGGGGCCCACCCTGTCGCTGCGCGGCATCGACAACCTCGCCTACTACCGGCTGGTCGAGGAGGAGCCCGCCTACTACGTGGACTACACCGGCTGCGGCAACTCGCTGAACGCCCGCGACCCGCACTCGCTGCAGCTGATCATGGACTCGCTGCGCTACTGGGTGCTGGACATGCACGTCGACGGGTTCCGCTTCGACCTGGCCTCGGCCCTGGCCCGGGAGTTCTACGACGTGGACCGGCTCAGCGCGTTCTTCGACATCGTGCAGCAGGACCCGGTGATCTCCCAGGTCAAGCTGATCGCCGAGCCCTGGGACGTGGGACCGGGCGGCTACCAGGTGGGCAACTTCCCGCCGCTGTGGACCGAGTGGAACGGCAAGTACCGCGACACCGTCCGCGACTTCTGGCGCGGCCAGCCCGCCACCCTCGGCGAGTTCGCCTCCCGCATCACCGGCTCCTCCGACCTGTACCAGGCCGACGGGCGCCGCCCGGTGGCCTCCATCAACTTCGTCACCTGCCACGACGGCTTCACCCTGGCCGACCTGGTCTCCTACGACCGCAAGCACAACGAGGCCAACGGGGAGGACAACCGCGACGGCACCGACGACAACCGCTCCTGGAACCACGGCGTGGAGGGCCCCACCGACGACGCGGCGATCACCACGCTGCGCCGCCGCCAGATGCGCAACATCCTGACCACGCTGATGCTCAGCCAGGGCGTGCCGATGCTGTCGCACGGCGACGAGGTCGGCCGCACCCAGCACGGCAACAACAACGCCTACTGCCAGGACAACGAGATCGCCTGGGTCGACTGGGACCTGGCCGAGGCCAACGCGGACCTGCTGGAGTTCACCGCCGCGGTCACCGCGCTGCGCCGCGGGCACCCCATCTTCCGCCGCACCCGGTTCTTCGCGGGCAGCCCCATCCGCTCCGGCGACGAACTGCGCGACATCGCCTGGTTCACCGCCGAGGGCAGGGAGATGACCCAGGAGGACTGGGGAGAGCGGTTCGGCCGCTGCGTGGTCGTGTTCCTCAACGGCGACGGCATCACCGACCTGGACGCCCGCGGCCAGCGCATCAGCGACGACTCGTTCCTGTTGTGCTTCAACGCCCACGACCGCGACGTGGAGGTGGCCGTGCCCGGGCAGGCCTACGGCGCGGAGTGGACGGTGGTGGTCGACACCGCCACCGGCCAGGTGCTGGCTCCCGCGCAGCCCGCACCGGACCCGGGAGGCGGGGACCGCTCGCGCGTGGTCAAGGCCGAGGAGCGCATCGCGCTGTGCGCGCGGTCGCTGCTGCTGCTGCTGCGCCGCACCCGCGCCTGA
- the aroQ gene encoding type II 3-dehydroquinate dehydratase, protein MSSRPTVLLLNGPNLNLLGRRDPAQYGTTTLADVEKRLVALGDELGVDVVCAQSNHEGELVDRIHAARDLDGVVFNPGAYAHTSIALRDAIEAVPTPCVEVHISNIHAREPFRHTSVTAPVMSGSISGCGVHGYELALRHVVWLIGRNG, encoded by the coding sequence ATGTCGTCCCGCCCCACCGTGCTGCTGCTCAACGGCCCCAACCTCAACCTGCTGGGTCGACGCGACCCCGCCCAGTACGGCACCACCACGCTCGCCGACGTCGAGAAGCGGCTGGTGGCACTGGGCGACGAGCTGGGCGTGGACGTGGTGTGCGCCCAGAGCAACCACGAGGGCGAACTGGTCGACCGCATCCACGCCGCCCGCGACCTCGACGGCGTCGTGTTCAACCCGGGCGCCTACGCCCACACCAGCATCGCGCTGCGCGACGCGATCGAGGCGGTGCCCACCCCGTGCGTGGAGGTGCACATCTCCAACATCCACGCCCGCGAACCGTTCCGGCACACCTCGGTGACCGCTCCGGTGATGAGCGGCAGCATCAGCGGCTGCGGGGTGCACGGATACGAACTCGCGCTGCGCCACGTCGTCTGGCTGATCGGCCGCAACGGCTGA